In Thalassotalea fonticola, a single genomic region encodes these proteins:
- a CDS encoding DUF4381 domain-containing protein has product MDPLANLQDIHLPENIHGWPVAPGWWLLLISLIAISVFAFKKFTAKRKQSSVKRQARKQLTELDNLTTEQSIAILKWVSMHYYKRSDVAAIHGDKLLTFLSNKLPKEQQANFVQLAENALMQQYRKSTHSLYSQELQQAALLWVNHALFLGVKEAEIKDIEAKGVMNPSNQESKENTIGTNEVCS; this is encoded by the coding sequence TTGGATCCGTTAGCGAATTTACAAGATATTCACTTGCCCGAAAACATCCATGGCTGGCCAGTTGCTCCAGGCTGGTGGCTTTTACTAATCAGCTTAATTGCGATAAGCGTTTTTGCTTTTAAGAAATTCACGGCCAAGCGTAAACAATCATCGGTTAAACGCCAAGCAAGAAAACAATTAACTGAGTTAGATAATTTAACGACTGAACAGTCAATTGCAATTTTGAAGTGGGTAAGCATGCATTACTATAAACGTAGTGATGTGGCAGCAATACACGGCGATAAATTATTAACGTTTTTATCAAATAAATTACCGAAGGAGCAACAGGCAAATTTCGTGCAACTAGCAGAAAATGCACTAATGCAGCAGTATCGTAAATCAACGCATTCTCTTTATTCCCAAGAACTGCAACAGGCTGCTTTATTGTGGGTTAATCATGCCCTGTTTTTAGGAGTAAAAGAGGCAGAAATAAAAGATATAGAAGCTAAAGGCGTTATGAACCCTTCTAACCAAGAAAGTAAAGAAAATACAATCGGTACCAATGAGGTTTGTTCATGA